A genomic stretch from Ignavibacteriota bacterium includes:
- a CDS encoding DUF92 domain-containing protein gives MPFLSAIEIRNLAILAGSILALLALVELLHKRFGFAPEIARKSVHIGTGILIAFGPGLFTRALPIVLLSLVFILVNTAAYHFGVLRAVHHSQRRSFGTVYYPAALLGLALLFWESRPDIVVAAMLVLALGDGAAAAVGESIRRPREYRLGSDTKSLQGSAAMFLVSCGALAIAHMTSPAGLLPAASGQTLLLILFCISLAVFATVWEAISSRGLDNITVPFAVAAGLWIWGGSDASASAAQFIEATMFGLLTAAVSVRLRLLSPSGAAATYLLAVIVYGTGGWLWALPILAFFLLSSFLSRAGRTRKSGMDTLIEKTGARDMWQVAANGGIGGLLALAHVVFPDPRWYLAFLGSVAAATADTWGTEIGGLARGLPRNILTFRPSPRGSSGAVSVLGTLGGIAGAAVVSTLGTVMLGMDAVPWSLLAGLVAAGAFASIIDSVLGASVQARYTCTVCGSDTEKREHCGAKTTHSRGVAFMGNDAVNIVCVCAGAALGWIVASNFFMI, from the coding sequence ATGCCTTTCCTATCCGCCATTGAAATACGGAATCTCGCCATTCTCGCCGGCAGCATCCTCGCTCTGCTGGCCCTGGTCGAACTCCTGCACAAACGTTTTGGTTTTGCGCCCGAGATTGCACGAAAATCGGTGCACATCGGCACGGGCATTCTGATCGCCTTCGGCCCTGGTCTTTTTACACGCGCACTGCCGATAGTGCTGCTGTCGCTGGTGTTCATCCTGGTCAATACGGCGGCCTATCACTTCGGTGTGCTGCGCGCAGTGCACCATTCACAGCGCCGCTCCTTCGGCACCGTCTATTACCCCGCGGCCCTGCTCGGGCTGGCGCTCCTGTTCTGGGAAAGCCGGCCCGACATTGTTGTTGCGGCAATGCTGGTGCTGGCGCTGGGCGACGGAGCGGCGGCGGCCGTGGGTGAGAGCATCAGGCGTCCGCGCGAATACCGTCTCGGGTCCGATACAAAATCGCTGCAGGGTTCCGCCGCCATGTTCCTCGTTTCATGCGGCGCATTGGCCATCGCTCATATGACGTCGCCGGCGGGTTTGCTGCCCGCCGCGTCGGGACAGACGCTGCTCCTGATCCTGTTCTGCATCAGTCTCGCAGTCTTCGCCACCGTGTGGGAGGCGATCTCGTCGCGCGGACTCGACAACATCACCGTGCCCTTCGCCGTCGCGGCGGGGCTGTGGATATGGGGCGGATCCGATGCCTCCGCATCGGCCGCACAATTCATCGAGGCCACCATGTTCGGCCTCCTGACAGCGGCCGTCTCCGTGCGCCTGCGCCTGCTCTCGCCCTCCGGCGCGGCAGCGACCTACCTGCTGGCTGTTATCGTGTATGGAACGGGGGGATGGCTGTGGGCGCTGCCGATACTCGCTTTTTTCCTGCTCTCGAGTTTCCTTTCCCGCGCCGGGCGCACGCGCAAGAGCGGCATGGACACGCTGATCGAAAAAACGGGCGCGCGCGACATGTGGCAGGTGGCCGCAAACGGAGGCATCGGCGGCCTCCTCGCGCTCGCGCATGTGGTGTTTCCCGATCCGCGCTGGTACCTCGCCTTTCTCGGCTCCGTCGCCGCGGCGACGGCGGACACATGGGGAACGGAAATTGGCGGACTCGCGCGCGGTCTTCCGCGCAACATCCTGACCTTCCGCCCCTCACCGCGGGGCAGCTCGGGTGCCGTGTCGGTATTGGGTACTCTCGGCGGAATCGCGGGAGCGGCAGTTGTGAGCACCCTGGGGACCGTCATGCTCGGGATGGACGCGGTGCCGTGGTCCCTGCTCGCGGGACTCGTCGCCGCGGGGGCGTTCGCTTCCATCATCGACAGCGTGCTGGGCGCATCGGTGCAGGCGCGGTACACCTGCACCGTGTGCGGATCGGACACGGAGAAACGCGAGCACTGCGGAGCAAAAACGACGCATTCACGCGGCGTGGCCTTTATGGGCAATGATGCAGTGAACATCGTGTGCGTGTGCGCCGGCGCGGCCCTCGGCTGGATCGTCGCGAGCAACTTTTTCATGATATAA
- a CDS encoding OmpA family protein, which produces MHSHRHGMKSAALIVLALVAMMYTAQAQSGKMLIVNHFVSDPAVVEGHLVVADATGAGGSVTLSFYDENGNLAGSGNEALPANGKINVNPEKYVKGRKMIGTIRVSSSKPVAGQYWQFYKDKNLGWKNIAVPAAVAPGSTKLVCQHFVSDPAIESYIVVADGQGRSSTVYLEFYSDQGDLAGQTKVVIPANGKVRIEPYDLVGKKKMTGVAYIQTEGGKITGEYWQVSSREKYQIAHAMLSSAPTAESLANEKLMRLMVQFDFDSDKIQARSFADLDEVAKAMNIASNKKTKYEVGGYTDDKGKADYNVKLAERRAKSVKDYLVKKGKVADKRLVIKGYGPASPIVPNDSELNRARNRRVEFKKL; this is translated from the coding sequence ATGCACTCACACAGGCATGGTATGAAAAGCGCCGCTCTCATCGTTCTCGCCCTTGTCGCGATGATGTACACGGCACAGGCGCAGAGCGGTAAAATGCTCATCGTCAATCACTTTGTGTCCGATCCCGCAGTCGTCGAGGGACACCTCGTCGTGGCCGACGCCACGGGCGCGGGCGGATCCGTCACCCTGTCGTTCTACGATGAGAACGGCAATCTGGCCGGCAGCGGCAATGAAGCACTGCCCGCAAACGGCAAAATCAACGTCAATCCCGAGAAGTACGTGAAGGGCCGCAAGATGATCGGCACCATTCGCGTCAGCTCCAGCAAACCCGTGGCCGGTCAGTACTGGCAGTTCTACAAGGACAAAAACCTCGGATGGAAGAACATCGCCGTGCCGGCCGCGGTTGCGCCCGGTTCGACGAAGCTCGTCTGCCAGCACTTTGTTTCCGATCCCGCCATCGAGAGCTACATTGTTGTTGCCGACGGCCAGGGCCGCAGCTCGACGGTCTATCTCGAATTCTACAGCGACCAGGGCGATCTCGCCGGCCAGACCAAGGTGGTCATTCCCGCGAACGGCAAGGTCCGCATCGAACCCTACGATCTCGTCGGCAAGAAGAAGATGACGGGTGTCGCGTACATTCAGACCGAAGGCGGCAAGATCACCGGCGAGTACTGGCAGGTGTCGTCGCGCGAGAAATACCAGATTGCGCACGCCATGCTGAGCAGCGCCCCCACGGCCGAATCGCTCGCCAACGAGAAGCTGATGCGTCTCATGGTGCAGTTCGATTTCGACAGCGACAAGATTCAGGCGCGCTCGTTTGCCGATCTCGACGAAGTGGCCAAGGCGATGAACATCGCCTCGAACAAAAAAACCAAATACGAAGTTGGCGGCTATACCGACGACAAGGGCAAGGCGGATTACAATGTGAAGCTCGCCGAGCGCCGCGCAAAATCCGTGAAGGACTATCTCGTGAAGAAGGGCAAGGTCGCCGACAAGCGCCTCGTGATCAAGGGCTACGGACCCGCCAGCCCGATCGTGCCGAACGATTCCGAACTGAATCGGGCGCGCAACCGCCGTGTGGAATTCAAGAAACTTTGA
- the rsmI gene encoding 16S rRNA (cytidine(1402)-2'-O)-methyltransferase has translation MEKHESLPEPRPGVLYVVSTPIGNLRDITLRALDVLRGVDLIAAEDTRTTRGLLRHYEIETDCISCYSGNERGRIPQLLARLESGASIAAVSDAGTPGLSDPAALLVSAAVAQGIPVVPIPGASAALAALVSSGMQIDRFHFEGFLPQKKRRRARIAALADETRTVILYESVHRLIKTLRELREALGERRVSVSRELTKRFEETVRGTLGSVLQHFETHPPRGEFVIVLEGARENDNSEEPSPEDEQG, from the coding sequence ATGGAAAAACATGAGTCCCTTCCCGAACCGCGCCCGGGCGTGTTGTACGTCGTATCAACCCCGATCGGGAACCTGCGCGACATCACCCTCCGCGCGCTCGACGTGTTGCGCGGGGTGGACCTGATCGCGGCCGAGGACACACGCACCACGCGTGGCCTGCTGCGACACTACGAGATCGAGACCGACTGCATCAGTTGTTACAGCGGGAACGAACGGGGCCGCATCCCACAGTTGCTCGCGCGGCTCGAGTCGGGCGCCTCCATCGCAGCGGTGTCGGACGCGGGCACCCCCGGTCTGTCCGATCCGGCCGCGCTGCTGGTTTCGGCCGCCGTCGCCCAGGGCATCCCGGTTGTGCCCATACCCGGGGCCTCGGCCGCGCTCGCGGCACTGGTCAGCAGCGGCATGCAGATCGACCGTTTCCACTTCGAGGGATTCCTTCCACAGAAAAAACGACGGCGCGCGCGTATCGCCGCGCTGGCGGACGAGACACGCACGGTGATTCTGTATGAATCCGTCCATCGTCTGATAAAAACCCTGCGCGAATTGCGCGAAGCTCTCGGCGAGCGCCGTGTATCCGTGAGCCGCGAGCTGACAAAACGATTCGAGGAAACGGTGCGCGGCACACTGGGCAGCGTGCTCCAGCATTTTGAGACCCACCCGCCACGGGGTGAATTTGTCATCGTGCTCGAGGGAGCGCGGGAAAATGACAACAGCGAAGAGCCCTCACCCGAAGACGAACAGGGATAA
- the hflX gene encoding GTPase HflX has product MHDTAPRLERVILVGVPRPPSLQRYETDEHLEELELLTVTAGAEVVEKVFQNRASIAASTFIGKGKVEYIAERCEEADVQTVIFDDDLTPVQQRNLERMVNRKIMDRTTLILEIFAQHARSNTAKTQVELAQLEYLLPRLTRLWTHLSKQYGGLRTKGPGETQIETDRRLVRDRISHLKDKLERIDRQRATQRKSRRDVVRVALVGYTNVGKSTLLNILTGADVLAEDKLFATLDSTVRAMELGRDTMLVTDTVGFIRKLPSHLVASFKSTLDEVLEADIILHIADAAHPFCLEQIAVVNQTLKDLGAEGKPTIMVFNKVDALEGPGRIAVLAEHYPDAVFISAARGLNLGELLEALRRAVESRRSLRAFVIRPPDFRIMAEFHREAEVVDESFDEDAIHLRCDIQPAVAARILKIYEGRVEEDDGKT; this is encoded by the coding sequence ATGCACGACACCGCCCCGCGTCTCGAGCGGGTGATCCTCGTGGGTGTACCGCGGCCGCCGTCGCTGCAGCGCTACGAGACCGACGAACATCTCGAGGAGTTGGAGCTGCTCACGGTGACGGCCGGAGCCGAGGTCGTCGAGAAGGTGTTCCAGAACCGCGCGTCGATAGCGGCCTCCACCTTCATCGGCAAGGGCAAGGTGGAGTATATCGCCGAGCGCTGCGAGGAGGCCGACGTGCAGACGGTGATTTTCGACGACGATCTCACTCCCGTGCAGCAGCGCAATCTCGAGCGTATGGTCAACCGCAAGATCATGGACAGGACGACGCTCATCCTCGAGATCTTCGCGCAGCACGCGCGCAGCAACACGGCCAAGACGCAGGTCGAACTCGCGCAGCTCGAATACCTGCTTCCGCGACTCACACGCCTGTGGACGCATCTTTCGAAGCAGTACGGCGGCCTGCGCACCAAGGGTCCCGGCGAAACACAGATCGAGACCGACCGCCGTCTCGTGCGCGACCGCATCAGCCATCTCAAGGACAAGCTCGAACGCATCGACCGGCAGCGCGCCACGCAGCGGAAATCGCGCCGCGACGTGGTGCGTGTGGCGCTGGTGGGCTACACCAACGTCGGCAAATCGACGCTGCTCAACATCCTGACGGGCGCCGACGTGCTGGCCGAGGACAAGCTTTTTGCCACGCTCGATTCGACCGTGCGCGCGATGGAGCTTGGCAGGGACACGATGCTCGTGACCGACACGGTGGGTTTCATCCGCAAGCTGCCCTCGCATCTTGTCGCCTCGTTCAAGAGCACACTCGACGAGGTTCTCGAGGCCGACATCATTCTGCATATCGCCGACGCGGCGCATCCGTTCTGCCTCGAACAGATCGCCGTGGTGAATCAGACCCTGAAGGATCTCGGCGCCGAGGGGAAACCGACCATCATGGTGTTCAACAAGGTGGATGCGCTGGAGGGACCCGGTCGCATCGCGGTGCTGGCCGAGCATTACCCCGATGCGGTGTTTATCTCGGCCGCGCGTGGATTGAATCTCGGCGAGCTGCTCGAGGCCCTGCGCCGCGCCGTCGAATCGCGCCGCTCGTTGCGCGCCTTTGTGATCCGCCCGCCCGACTTCCGCATCATGGCGGAGTTCCATCGTGAAGCGGAGGTCGTGGACGAGTCGTTCGACGAGGACGCGATCCACCTCCGTTGCGACATACAGCCGGCGGTTGCCGCCCGCATTCTCAAGATCTACGAAGGCCGTGTGGAGGAGGACGATGGAAAAACATGA
- a CDS encoding BatA domain-containing protein — protein sequence MTFLNPLYLIALAAAAIPIILHLLNLRKTRVIEFSTLAFLKELQRSRIRKLKVRQWILLALRTLLVIFVVLAFTRPALRSTLGFLPGTEARTSVVIVLDDSFSMFDSDNRGMLFKQAKEKARAVLDMLKPGDEAALVRLSAARRGEPRFTAALGALRAELEAAEPSYRHVNITDALAAASALFATSNNFNKELYIISDEQRTHFATAPGEAPTPRLFDGSLRVFVFPLGAARTDNAAVTAVSVENALLEKDKPVELTATVFNDQNAALSGALISVFLDGERVVQSSVDAAPGARAEVRFTVTPKKAGFVQGYVELEDDAIPEDNRRHFSLYVPANLRVLLGPTGGQDAAITRLALDPGTGEDAARPLVLHSADRAALLSANLENYDVVVLLGAGFASPAFTERLAGWVRSGGGAMLFPDATGTQETLIRTVLPALGLPAPAGMRGVPGANEVTATFKDVDYDHPLFRTVFTPSGDGRPPVVDGPEIRALLRLRAGNEAQQVIGTSGGDAFLLDTRSGAGRVLVFAVAPDLAWSSFPLKGLFVPLLHRGAFYLAARADAGGTRLIGESFDITLPPRGAGGSYDLAAPDGGAVKLAPKSLSAGLVFSLADLDAPGTYLLRRDGTPLRAVSMNIDPAESAMEKIGQKDRDMFYSRLGIERVTELGRTADVRQAITEARFGVELWKYMLGLALLCALLEMFIARDSRTAAAVTPV from the coding sequence ATGACGTTTCTTAATCCGCTGTATCTGATCGCGCTTGCCGCGGCGGCCATCCCGATCATTCTGCATCTGCTCAACCTGCGGAAGACACGAGTGATCGAGTTCAGCACGCTCGCCTTCCTGAAGGAGCTGCAACGCAGCCGCATCCGCAAGCTGAAAGTCCGGCAGTGGATACTGCTGGCCCTGCGCACGCTGCTCGTCATTTTTGTGGTCCTTGCCTTCACGCGGCCCGCTCTGCGCAGCACGCTCGGCTTTCTGCCCGGTACCGAGGCGCGGACCTCCGTCGTGATCGTGCTCGACGACTCGTTCAGCATGTTTGACTCCGACAACCGCGGCATGCTTTTCAAACAGGCCAAGGAAAAGGCACGGGCCGTGCTCGACATGCTCAAACCCGGCGACGAGGCGGCCCTGGTGCGCCTCTCGGCCGCGCGCCGCGGCGAGCCGCGTTTCACGGCCGCTTTGGGCGCCCTGCGCGCCGAACTCGAGGCGGCGGAACCCTCGTACCGCCACGTCAATATCACCGATGCACTGGCCGCCGCGAGCGCCCTGTTTGCCACATCGAACAACTTCAACAAGGAACTCTACATCATCTCCGACGAGCAGCGGACCCACTTTGCGACGGCTCCGGGCGAAGCCCCCACGCCGCGGCTGTTCGACGGTTCACTGCGCGTTTTTGTGTTTCCGCTCGGCGCGGCCCGCACCGACAACGCGGCCGTGACCGCGGTGTCGGTGGAGAACGCGCTGCTGGAGAAGGACAAACCCGTCGAACTTACAGCCACGGTGTTCAACGATCAGAACGCCGCGTTGAGCGGCGCGCTCATCAGCGTCTTCCTCGACGGCGAACGTGTCGTGCAGAGCAGCGTCGACGCGGCTCCGGGCGCACGCGCCGAGGTGCGTTTCACCGTCACACCAAAGAAGGCCGGCTTCGTGCAGGGATACGTGGAACTCGAGGACGACGCAATACCGGAAGACAACCGCCGTCACTTCTCGCTGTACGTCCCCGCAAATCTGCGTGTGCTGCTCGGACCCACGGGCGGGCAGGACGCCGCGATCACACGCCTTGCGCTGGATCCCGGCACGGGTGAGGACGCCGCGCGTCCGCTCGTGCTGCATAGCGCCGATCGTGCGGCACTGCTCTCCGCGAATCTCGAGAACTACGACGTTGTGGTGTTGCTCGGAGCGGGTTTTGCGAGTCCCGCCTTCACAGAACGCCTGGCCGGCTGGGTGCGCAGCGGCGGCGGCGCCATGCTCTTCCCCGACGCGACGGGCACGCAGGAGACACTCATCCGCACCGTGCTGCCCGCGCTCGGCCTGCCCGCGCCCGCGGGTATGCGCGGCGTCCCGGGCGCAAACGAGGTGACAGCCACATTCAAGGATGTCGACTACGATCATCCGCTGTTCCGCACCGTGTTCACGCCCTCGGGAGACGGCCGGCCGCCGGTGGTCGACGGTCCGGAGATCCGCGCCCTCCTTCGCCTGCGCGCGGGCAACGAGGCGCAGCAGGTAATAGGCACCAGCGGTGGCGACGCGTTTCTTCTCGATACACGCAGCGGCGCCGGTCGCGTCCTCGTATTTGCGGTGGCGCCCGATCTGGCCTGGTCGTCGTTCCCGCTCAAAGGTCTGTTCGTTCCGCTTCTGCACCGCGGGGCCTTTTATCTCGCCGCGCGCGCCGACGCGGGCGGCACCCGCCTCATCGGCGAATCGTTCGACATCACCCTGCCGCCGCGAGGCGCGGGCGGGAGTTACGATCTTGCGGCGCCGGACGGCGGCGCAGTTAAACTCGCGCCGAAGTCGCTGAGCGCGGGCCTCGTGTTTTCGCTGGCCGATCTGGACGCGCCCGGCACGTATCTGCTCCGCCGCGACGGCACACCCCTGCGCGCCGTCTCGATGAACATCGATCCGGCCGAATCCGCGATGGAAAAAATCGGACAAAAGGACCGGGATATGTTTTACTCGCGTCTCGGCATCGAGCGGGTGACGGAACTGGGCCGCACAGCCGACGTGCGCCAGGCGATCACGGAGGCGCGCTTCGGTGTCGAACTCTGGAAATACATGCTCGGCCTCGCGCTGCTCTGCGCCCTGCTCGAGATGTTCATCGCGCGTGATTCGCGCACAGCCGCGGCCGTCACACCCGTATGA
- a CDS encoding SIMPL domain-containing protein: MRDNHFVIPSIVLALGIVLGIGVFSWSWRDARSADQTITVTGSAKKDIVSDLGILRGSVAVESPTAAAAYQELKSQMPVLLEYLSAQGFPEDQVEKYPITNYPVYNYNTDGAQTGIKGYVYSQKVEITSKDVNKIRVLALDIPSVIEKGVFFTADPPEYHYTKLANLKVQIQAEAAKDAMIRADRIAESTGSDLGPMRSARMGVLQITPKNSNQVSDYGVNDVSSIEKEITAVVNASFQIK; the protein is encoded by the coding sequence ATGCGCGACAACCATTTTGTCATTCCATCCATCGTGCTCGCTCTCGGGATTGTACTCGGTATCGGCGTGTTTTCATGGAGCTGGCGCGACGCGCGCAGCGCCGATCAGACGATCACTGTCACGGGTTCGGCCAAGAAGGACATCGTCTCGGATCTCGGCATACTGCGCGGGTCGGTCGCGGTCGAATCGCCCACCGCCGCCGCGGCGTATCAGGAGTTGAAGTCGCAGATGCCGGTGCTGCTCGAGTACCTCAGCGCGCAGGGCTTCCCCGAGGATCAGGTCGAGAAGTATCCGATCACCAATTATCCGGTCTATAACTACAACACCGACGGTGCGCAGACGGGCATCAAGGGATATGTGTACAGCCAGAAGGTCGAAATCACATCGAAGGACGTCAACAAGATTCGCGTCCTTGCGCTCGACATCCCGTCGGTCATCGAGAAGGGCGTGTTTTTCACCGCCGATCCGCCCGAGTACCACTACACAAAACTCGCCAATCTGAAGGTGCAGATTCAGGCGGAGGCCGCGAAGGACGCGATGATCCGCGCCGACCGCATCGCCGAGTCCACAGGCAGCGATCTCGGTCCCATGCGCTCGGCACGTATGGGAGTGCTGCAGATCACGCCGAAAAACTCGAACCAGGTGTCGGACTACGGTGTGAACGACGTCAGCTCGATCGAGAAGGAGATCACCGCGGTTGTGAACGCCTCCTTCCAGATCAAGTAG
- a CDS encoding TlpA family protein disulfide reductase, giving the protein MKHILTFSLVLLLAAGVSFAQTKKAANFKLPSAAGAQIELAKLKGQVVAVNFWATWCGPCKAEIGGFQRVYDKYKKKGLEIVGISLDEKGWNVVKPFIEKYKMTYPVVLDNGTVANEYGGVSAIPTTFFVDRKGNVIESHVGYMSEQDFEAKIKKLL; this is encoded by the coding sequence ATGAAACACATACTCACTTTTTCACTCGTATTGCTGCTCGCCGCGGGCGTGTCGTTCGCGCAGACAAAAAAGGCCGCGAATTTTAAACTGCCTTCCGCCGCCGGAGCACAGATCGAACTCGCCAAGCTGAAGGGCCAGGTGGTCGCCGTGAATTTCTGGGCGACGTGGTGCGGCCCCTGCAAAGCCGAAATCGGCGGCTTCCAGCGCGTCTATGATAAGTACAAGAAAAAAGGCCTCGAAATCGTCGGCATCTCGCTCGATGAAAAGGGGTGGAACGTTGTGAAGCCCTTCATCGAAAAATACAAGATGACGTATCCCGTCGTGCTCGACAACGGCACGGTGGCCAATGAATACGGCGGTGTGAGCGCCATCCCCACCACGTTTTTTGTGGACCGGAAAGGCAACGTGATCGAAAGCCATGTGGGCTACATGTCGGAGCAGGACTTCGAAGCGAAAATCAAAAAACTGCTCTGA
- a CDS encoding TonB-dependent receptor encodes MKSRTVPIFLLFLCLSATALFGQSPRREKDSLLTFDMPEVEIVGTKPGLIDRVPGSATVVTAEQLHAAAPLSGNEVFRAVPGLHAVDEEGGGFRLNLGIRGLDPDRSRTVLVLEDGVPIALAPYGEPEMYYTPAMDRMQGLEILKGSGSIRFGPQTIGGVINYLTSDPPAHSEGSLRLSGGNGALASALARYGNTFGGIGVQMSLLRKSAENLGPTWYRINDASAKVKLRLDASSVLGLKLAAYDEESNSTYVGLTQTMYDAGQYDARIAPDDLLKIRRYFVALSHDWHLGTLTLLKTNLYWYTTSRDWRRQDYSYSASASNRTGVVFGDTGVAGGAIYMRAGTGNRDRQFEVAGLEPRLSTEFEFGGTSHQLDAGARLLFERAFEQFVVGTSPTAVGGATTQDEIRSGLAQNFFVQDRVSFGGRLTVIPGIRFENFTYERHIRRGSFRINNTTAVRDTSILGDNSVSAVIPGLGLTYRAAEGLMLFAGAHRGFAPPRVKDAITNAGEVLHLDAETSWNYELGARTSPLPGLTAEATAFFLDFTNQIIPVSQSSGGAGTGYVNGGRTKHLGIEAALQLEISRPDEDRYGVSLESNATFVEATYGSDRHIVKSGITHNINGRRLPYAPSWHFSHTVNIEAPFGVSLHATLTQVTRQFADEFNTVAPTADGLVGEIPGTTMLDLTARYALPALHSSFVFAVKNATDARVIVSRRPSGIKVSLPRFVTAGVELSL; translated from the coding sequence ATGAAATCCCGCACCGTTCCCATTTTTCTTCTCTTTTTGTGCCTGAGCGCCACGGCCCTGTTCGGGCAGAGTCCGCGCCGTGAGAAGGACTCGCTGCTCACCTTCGACATGCCCGAAGTCGAGATTGTCGGAACCAAACCCGGTCTGATCGACCGCGTGCCGGGCTCGGCAACGGTTGTGACCGCGGAACAGCTCCACGCGGCCGCACCCCTGTCGGGCAACGAGGTATTCCGCGCCGTGCCTGGGCTACATGCCGTGGACGAAGAGGGCGGCGGCTTCCGGCTGAACCTCGGCATCCGCGGTCTGGATCCCGATCGCAGCCGCACCGTGCTGGTTCTGGAAGACGGCGTTCCCATCGCACTCGCGCCATACGGCGAACCCGAGATGTACTACACGCCCGCGATGGACCGCATGCAGGGACTCGAGATTCTGAAGGGGAGCGGCTCCATCCGTTTCGGCCCGCAGACCATCGGCGGTGTCATCAATTACCTGACCTCGGATCCGCCTGCACACAGCGAGGGGTCTCTGCGACTGTCCGGCGGCAACGGCGCGCTCGCCTCGGCGCTTGCACGCTACGGCAACACCTTCGGCGGCATCGGCGTCCAGATGTCACTGCTCAGAAAGTCGGCCGAAAACCTCGGACCCACCTGGTACCGCATCAACGACGCGAGCGCGAAGGTAAAACTGCGGCTCGACGCGTCGTCGGTGCTGGGGTTAAAACTCGCCGCATACGACGAAGAGTCGAATTCCACCTATGTCGGGCTCACCCAGACCATGTATGATGCGGGACAGTACGACGCCCGCATCGCGCCCGACGACCTGCTCAAGATCCGCCGCTATTTTGTGGCGCTCTCGCACGACTGGCATCTGGGCACGCTCACTTTGCTGAAAACGAACCTCTACTGGTACACCACCTCGCGCGATTGGCGGAGGCAGGACTACTCGTACTCAGCCTCCGCGTCGAATCGCACGGGGGTGGTGTTCGGCGACACAGGCGTCGCAGGCGGCGCGATATACATGCGCGCTGGCACGGGGAACCGCGACAGGCAGTTCGAGGTCGCGGGCCTCGAGCCGCGGCTTTCGACGGAATTCGAATTCGGCGGCACGTCGCACCAACTCGATGCGGGCGCGCGACTGCTCTTCGAGCGCGCGTTCGAACAGTTTGTTGTCGGAACGAGTCCGACGGCCGTGGGCGGCGCAACCACGCAGGACGAAATCCGCAGCGGTCTCGCGCAGAACTTCTTTGTGCAGGATCGCGTGTCCTTCGGCGGACGCCTCACGGTGATCCCCGGCATACGCTTCGAAAACTTCACCTACGAGCGGCACATTCGGCGCGGATCCTTCCGCATCAACAATACCACGGCCGTGCGTGACACCAGCATTCTCGGTGATAACAGCGTCAGTGCCGTGATACCGGGACTGGGACTCACCTATCGCGCGGCCGAAGGCCTGATGCTGTTTGCCGGAGCGCACCGCGGCTTCGCGCCGCCGCGTGTGAAGGATGCGATCACCAATGCGGGCGAGGTCCTGCACCTCGATGCCGAAACCAGTTGGAATTACGAACTCGGGGCGCGCACATCCCCGCTGCCGGGACTGACAGCCGAAGCCACCGCATTTTTCCTGGACTTCACGAACCAGATCATTCCCGTCTCGCAGTCATCAGGCGGCGCAGGGACGGGGTATGTCAACGGCGGCCGCACAAAACATCTGGGTATCGAAGCCGCGCTGCAGCTTGAAATCTCGCGGCCCGATGAAGACCGCTACGGCGTATCGCTGGAGAGTAATGCCACGTTTGTCGAAGCCACGTATGGCAGCGACAGGCATATCGTCAAATCGGGTATCACGCACAATATCAACGGCCGTCGCCTGCCCTACGCGCCGTCGTGGCATTTCTCGCACACGGTGAACATCGAGGCGCCGTTCGGCGTGTCGCTGCACGCGACGCTGACACAGGTGACACGACAGTTCGCCGATGAATTCAACACCGTGGCTCCGACCGCCGATGGCCTCGTAGGCGAAATACCCGGAACGACGATGCTGGATCTCACCGCGCGTTACGCGCTGCCCGCGTTGCACAGCAGCTTTGTGTTTGCCGTAAAAAATGCGACCGATGCGCGTGTCATCGTCTCCCGCCGTCCAAGCGGCATCAAGGTGTCGCTGCCGCGTTTTGTGACTGCGGGTGTGGAGCTGAGTTTGTAA